One Mus musculus strain C57BL/6J chromosome X, GRCm38.p6 C57BL/6J DNA window includes the following coding sequences:
- the Mageh1 gene encoding melanoma-associated antigen H1: protein MPRGRKSRRRRNAKAAEENRNNRKSQASEASETPMAASVAPSTPEEYLSGPEEDTSTLEKASSTPSEASSTALVQKPVTRSNFQGTKKSLLMSILALIFIMGNSAKEALVWKVLGKLGMQPGRQHSIFGDPKKVVTEEFVRRGYLIYKPVPRSSPVEYEFFWGPRAHVESSKLKVMHFVARVRNRCSKDWPCNYDWDSDDDAEVEAILNSGARGYSAP, encoded by the coding sequence ATGCCTCGGGGACGGAAGAGTCGGCGCCGCCGGAACGCAAAGGCAGCTGAAGAGAATCGCAACAATCGCAAGAGCCAGGCCTCAGAGGCTTCAGAGACCCCGATGGCGGCTTCTGTAGCCCCGAGCACACCCGAAGAATACCTGAGCGGCCCGGAGGAAGACACAAGCACCCTGGAGAAGGCCTCCAGTACCCCTTCAGAAGCTTCGAGCACTGCCCTAGTGCAAAAGCCGGTTACCCGGAGCAATTTTCAGGGCACCAAGAAAAGTCTCCTAATGTCCATATTAGCCCTCATCTTCATCATGGGCAACAGCGCAAAGGAGGCCCTGGTGTGGAAAGTGCTGGGGAAGTTAGGGATGCAGCCTGGGAGGCAGCACAGCATCTTTGGAGATCCGAAGAAGGTCGTTACAGAAGAGTTTGTGCGCAGAGGGTATCTGATTTATAAGCCAGTGCCCCGCAGCAGTCCAGTGGAGTATGAGTTCTTCTGGGGCCCTCGAGCACACGTGGAATCTAGCAAGCTGAAAGTCATGCATTTTGTGGCAAGAGTTCGGAACCGATGCTCCAAAGACTGGCCATGTAACTATGACTGGGATTCAGATGATGATGCAGAGGTTGAGGCTATTCTCAATTCGGGTGCTAGGGGTTATTCTGCTCCATAG